The DNA window TGGGTGTTGGTGAGCGACCAGCGGCGGTTGGGGTTGTCGGAGATCGCGTAGAACAGCCCGTAGCGCACCTCCGCCTCGATCGCGCAGCGCACCACCGCGGTGCAGTCCCGTGGGCTCAGCCACATGGCCCGCAGGATGTCCTCCTGGGCCGCGAGCGGGTCCTCGGAGTACCAGCCGATGCGGAGGTTGATGACGTCCAGGCCGTGCTCGTCGTGGTAGAAGCGGCTGAGCGACTCGCCGAAGATCTTCGAGACCCCGTAGAGCGAGTCGGCGCGCGGCAGCTGATCGGGGTAGACGGGCCACTGCTCGTGGCGGTCGTACATCCCCATCGCGTGGTTCGAGGAGGCGAGCACCACGCGGCGCACCCCGGCCTCGCGAGCGGCCTCGAGCACGTTGCGCACGCCCACGATATTCGCCTCGAGCACGAGCTCCCAGCTCGACTCCGGGGAGGCGGCGCCGGCCATGTGCACGACCGTGTCGATGCCGTCCATCAGGGCGAGCACCTGCTCGTACTCCCCGAGCTCGGCGAGCTTCAGCTCCGCGCCCTCGGGGGCGTCCTCCGCGCTGCGGGCGTGGAGGACCAGCTCGTAGCCCTCGGCCAGGCTCGCGGCGAGGTGGGAGCCGACCCCGCCGGTGGCCCCGGTGATCAGTACACGTCTGCGTCGTTCCGAGTCGGTCATGGCGCCATTATGGTCCGCGAGGCGCCGACGGGGACGTCGGAACAGGCGGAATGCTCGCGACCGGCCCGGATCGGTGTCGGTCAGTCCTGCGGGCGCTCCGGGCTCAGTGCGTCCTCCGCGTGGTCCGGGCCCTCCTGGTCCTCCGGACGCTCCTCCGGACGCTCTGCCGGCGCCTCCGTCGACGGAGGGCTCTGCGGCATCGGCCGGATCTCGTCCCTCAGCCGTTCCATGCGGGCATCGAGGTCGGAGGCGACCCGGGCCGCGTCGTCGAGCTCGTCCCG is part of the Brachybacterium ginsengisoli genome and encodes:
- a CDS encoding NAD-dependent epimerase/dehydratase family protein, with the translated sequence MTDSERRRRVLITGATGGVGSHLAASLAEGYELVLHARSAEDAPEGAELKLAELGEYEQVLALMDGIDTVVHMAGAASPESSWELVLEANIVGVRNVLEAAREAGVRRVVLASSNHAMGMYDRHEQWPVYPDQLPRADSLYGVSKIFGESLSRFYHDEHGLDVINLRIGWYSEDPLAAQEDILRAMWLSPRDCTAVVRCAIEAEVRYGLFYAISDNPNRRWSLTNTQLELGYRPQDSWTDLPGASEDVVEGGADVRDDWPHGA